A single window of [Clostridium] hylemonae DSM 15053 DNA harbors:
- a CDS encoding S1 RNA-binding domain-containing protein, protein MSEELLHDEAVNEPQTMADLEAHFDDANPWNVVKNYMEKGTVLPVKIEGIVNGGAIAMVEGLRGFIPASKLSLSYIEDLETYLLKDIEVQVIDVDQANNRLVLSAREILKEKERKEKEAKIASVKIGSVVKGTVESLQNYGAFVRLEDGLSGLVHVSQISQKRVKAPKDVLNTGDEVTVKIIGLKDGKISLSMKALEEVKEEVEEKVDIPKSENIGTNLGDLFKNIKL, encoded by the coding sequence ATGAGCGAAGAATTATTACATGATGAAGCAGTAAACGAGCCGCAGACGATGGCGGATCTGGAGGCGCATTTTGACGATGCCAATCCGTGGAATGTCGTAAAGAACTACATGGAAAAAGGCACTGTTCTCCCGGTAAAGATCGAAGGGATCGTAAATGGGGGCGCCATTGCGATGGTGGAAGGCCTGCGCGGATTCATTCCCGCATCCAAGCTCTCCTTGTCTTATATCGAAGATCTGGAGACCTATCTCTTAAAAGATATCGAAGTACAGGTCATTGACGTTGACCAGGCAAACAACCGGCTTGTATTATCTGCCCGCGAGATTCTCAAGGAAAAGGAACGAAAAGAAAAAGAGGCGAAGATCGCAAGCGTTAAGATCGGCAGCGTGGTAAAGGGCACGGTGGAAAGCCTCCAGAACTACGGAGCTTTTGTTCGTCTCGAAGACGGTCTCTCCGGTCTCGTGCACGTATCCCAGATAAGCCAGAAGCGCGTAAAAGCGCCAAAGGATGTGCTCAACACAGGCGATGAGGTCACAGTTAAGATCATCGGGCTCAAAGACGGCAAGATAAGCCTCAGCATGAAAGCCCTCGAAGAAGTGAAAGAAGAAGTTGAGGAAAAGGTCGATATTCCCAAATCCGAAAATATCGGTACAAATCTCGGCGACTTATTCAAGAACATCAAATTATAA
- a CDS encoding C-GCAxxG-C-C family protein: MTADKHTAVEKFRKDYNCCQAVACAYCEELGVKEEDVFRMTEGFGSGMGGLKDTCGAVVGMFLVISLAKSAGDMENPKTTKLETYDSILEAAEEFKEKNHSLYCRDLKTEEGGQPLACCVKCVEDAAKIVDKYLRRDH, from the coding sequence ATGACAGCAGATAAGCATACAGCGGTTGAGAAATTCAGAAAGGACTACAACTGCTGCCAGGCAGTGGCCTGCGCGTATTGTGAGGAACTGGGCGTAAAGGAAGAAGATGTGTTCAGGATGACGGAAGGCTTTGGTTCCGGTATGGGCGGACTTAAGGATACGTGCGGCGCGGTTGTGGGAATGTTTCTCGTCATAAGTCTTGCAAAGAGCGCGGGAGATATGGAAAATCCGAAGACCACGAAGCTGGAAACATACGACAGTATACTGGAGGCGGCGGAGGAATTTAAAGAAAAAAACCATTCCCTCTACTGCCGGGACCTGAAGACAGAGGAAGGCGGCCAGCCGCTTGCCTGCTGTGTAAAATGCGTGGAAGACGCGGCAAAGATAGTTGATAAATATTTAAGGCGGGACCATTAA
- a CDS encoding NAD(+) synthase — protein sequence MRQGFVKVAAATPDIRVADVAYNTEQICRLIEETADEGAKIIVFPELCVTGYTCGDLFTQDILLTDARSALHRIAGFAKDKDALVFVGLPLSVDGELYNVAAALNRGAVLGLTTKTFLPNYGEFYEMRQFRQGPKEAREILFDGQVIPFGPQLLFESTVMDSLVVSAEICEDVWSPVPPSIEAAREGATIIVNCSASDETVGKESYRKSLIEGQSARLISGYVYANAGEGESTTDLVFGGHNIIAENGTVLRSGRRFENGVICSEIDVNRIAGERRKNTTFQTSGERKLFRIPFYIEETDTVLTRTFPSRPFVPGAGEERARRCEEILTIQAMGLKKRLAHARCSSAVVGISGGLDSTLALLVTAKAFDALQLSRKGITAVTMPCFGTTDRTYQNACRMSQKLGAVLREVPIADSVSLHFKDIGHDPEDHSVTFENAQARERTQVLMDIANQTGGLVIGTGDMSELALGWATYNGDHMSMYGVNASVPKTLVRHLVHYYADTCGDEELKAILYDVLDTPVSPELLPPKDGEIAQKTEDLVGPYELHDFFLYYMIRFGYEPSKIYRIARLAFEGEYDNITILKWLETFYRRFFGQQFKRSCLPDGPKVGTVALSPRGDWRMPSDACAASWLEDLARVKPGQ from the coding sequence ATGAGACAGGGATTTGTTAAGGTGGCAGCGGCTACCCCTGATATCCGGGTGGCAGATGTGGCATATAATACGGAGCAGATATGCAGACTGATAGAGGAGACGGCAGACGAAGGGGCAAAGATCATTGTGTTTCCGGAACTCTGCGTCACAGGATATACGTGCGGCGACTTGTTCACGCAGGATATACTTCTGACGGATGCAAGGAGCGCGCTGCACCGGATCGCCGGTTTTGCGAAGGACAAGGACGCGCTCGTGTTCGTCGGCCTGCCGCTTTCGGTGGACGGGGAGCTTTATAATGTTGCGGCCGCCCTCAACCGGGGAGCTGTACTGGGACTTACGACGAAGACATTTCTGCCAAATTACGGTGAGTTTTACGAGATGCGGCAGTTCCGCCAGGGGCCAAAGGAGGCAAGGGAGATCCTGTTTGACGGTCAGGTCATTCCCTTCGGGCCGCAGCTTTTGTTCGAGTCAACGGTCATGGACAGTCTCGTCGTTTCCGCGGAGATATGCGAGGACGTCTGGTCGCCGGTGCCTCCAAGCATTGAAGCGGCGCGGGAAGGGGCGACGATCATCGTCAACTGCTCGGCCAGCGATGAGACGGTCGGAAAGGAGTCTTACCGGAAAAGTCTGATCGAAGGGCAGTCCGCAAGGCTGATCAGCGGATATGTATATGCCAACGCAGGTGAGGGAGAATCCACGACGGATCTCGTGTTCGGAGGACATAATATCATTGCGGAGAACGGCACGGTGCTCCGGTCAGGCCGCCGTTTTGAAAACGGAGTGATCTGTTCAGAGATCGATGTAAATCGTATCGCAGGTGAACGGAGGAAGAACACGACGTTCCAGACATCCGGGGAGAGAAAGCTATTCAGGATCCCGTTTTATATTGAGGAGACTGATACAGTGCTCACGAGGACGTTTCCGTCCAGGCCGTTCGTGCCGGGGGCGGGAGAAGAGAGGGCAAGACGGTGTGAAGAAATACTTACCATTCAGGCGATGGGACTTAAAAAGCGTCTGGCACACGCCAGGTGCAGCAGCGCCGTAGTAGGTATATCGGGCGGTCTGGACTCAACGCTTGCGCTGCTTGTGACAGCAAAGGCGTTTGATGCCCTTCAGCTTAGCCGGAAGGGCATCACGGCGGTGACGATGCCCTGTTTCGGAACGACGGACCGGACGTACCAGAATGCGTGCAGGATGTCGCAGAAGCTTGGAGCCGTGCTTCGTGAAGTTCCGATCGCCGACTCGGTGAGCCTGCACTTTAAGGATATCGGCCATGACCCGGAGGATCACAGCGTCACATTCGAGAATGCCCAGGCGAGAGAGCGGACGCAGGTATTGATGGATATTGCCAATCAGACCGGCGGACTCGTGATCGGTACAGGGGACATGTCTGAGCTGGCCCTTGGATGGGCGACGTACAATGGAGACCATATGTCCATGTACGGGGTGAATGCGTCTGTTCCGAAGACACTCGTCAGACATCTCGTGCATTATTACGCGGATACGTGCGGGGATGAGGAGCTTAAGGCTATATTGTACGATGTGCTGGACACGCCGGTCAGTCCGGAACTGCTTCCGCCAAAAGACGGAGAGATCGCTCAGAAGACAGAGGATCTGGTGGGGCCGTACGAACTGCACGATTTCTTTTTGTATTATATGATCCGTTTCGGATATGAACCAAGTAAGATATACAGAATAGCCAGGCTGGCGTTTGAGGGCGAATATGACAATATCACCATACTGAAATGGCTGGAGACATTTTACCGGCGGTTTTTCGGTCAGCAGTTTAAGCGGTCCTGTCTGCCGGACGGGCCGAAAGTCGGGACGGTCGCGCTTTCTCCGAGGGGCGACTGGCGCATGCCGAGCGACGCGTGCGCGGCGTCATGGCTTGAAGACCTTGCCCGCGTCAAGCCAGGTCAGTAA
- the hslO gene encoding Hsp33 family molecular chaperone HslO, whose product MKDYIVRATAADSQIRAFAATTAEMTETARAYHNTSPVATAALGRLLTAGAMMGSMMKNESDVLTLQVRGDGPLGGITVTADSSAHVKGYVNSPDVMLPAKNGKLDVGGAVGIGLLQVIKDMGLKEPYVGQTILVSGEIAEDLTYYFANSEQVPSSVGLGVLMNHDNTVRCAGGFIIQLMPFAKEETISRLEENLKKVTSVTELLDRGYSPEQLLGELLGDLGLEITDTVPTQFYCDCSKERVEKAVASIGRKELEEMIGDGEDIEVKCHFCGAAYNYTIEELKEIIKRSR is encoded by the coding sequence ATGAAGGACTATATTGTAAGAGCTACAGCGGCAGACAGCCAGATAAGAGCGTTCGCCGCGACGACGGCAGAGATGACAGAGACGGCAAGGGCGTACCATAACACGAGCCCTGTGGCAACGGCCGCGCTCGGAAGGCTTCTGACTGCAGGGGCCATGATGGGAAGCATGATGAAGAATGAGTCAGATGTACTGACGCTGCAGGTCAGGGGGGACGGCCCCCTTGGAGGCATCACGGTGACGGCGGACAGCAGCGCTCATGTAAAAGGATATGTCAACAGCCCGGACGTCATGCTGCCTGCGAAAAACGGCAAACTGGACGTAGGAGGAGCGGTCGGTATCGGTCTTCTGCAGGTGATCAAGGACATGGGACTCAAAGAGCCGTACGTGGGGCAGACGATTCTCGTATCAGGCGAGATCGCGGAAGATCTGACATATTATTTTGCCAATTCGGAGCAGGTGCCGTCCTCGGTCGGCCTGGGCGTGCTGATGAATCACGACAATACGGTGCGGTGTGCAGGAGGCTTTATCATACAGCTCATGCCTTTTGCCAAAGAGGAGACGATAAGCCGGCTGGAAGAGAACCTGAAAAAGGTGACGTCAGTGACGGAACTTCTCGACAGAGGGTATTCTCCGGAACAGCTGCTCGGGGAACTGCTCGGGGATCTGGGCCTGGAGATCACAGACACGGTACCGACACAGTTCTATTGTGACTGTTCAAAAGAACGTGTGGAAAAGGCAGTTGCAAGTATCGGCAGAAAAGAACTCGAAGAGATGATCGGCGACGGTGAAGACATCGAGGTAAAATGTCATTTCTGCGGCGCCGCCTACAATTACACGATAGAGGAATTAAAAGAGATCATAAAACGCAGCAGATAA
- a CDS encoding class I SAM-dependent DNA methyltransferase, protein MEAYTSFAQVYDTFMDNVPYEEWAEYIVGILSKYGIEEGIVLELGCGTGSMTELLADQGYDMIGADNSEDMLQIAMDKRSVSGHSILYLLQDMREFELYGTVRAVISACDSINYVTDPEDLLEVFRLVNNYLDPHGIFLFDFNTEYKYREILGSRIIAEDREECSFIWDNYYDREQQINEYELTLFVQEEDSPLYRKYQETHYQRGYTLEQIQSLLKRAGLICLAAYDAYTEDAPLCSSERICVIAQEQGK, encoded by the coding sequence ATGGAGGCGTACACAAGTTTTGCTCAGGTCTATGATACGTTCATGGACAATGTTCCTTATGAAGAATGGGCGGAGTATATAGTGGGAATCTTAAGTAAATACGGGATAGAGGAAGGCATCGTGCTGGAACTGGGCTGCGGTACGGGAAGCATGACAGAACTTCTGGCTGACCAGGGATATGATATGATCGGGGCCGACAACTCGGAGGACATGCTCCAGATTGCCATGGACAAGCGCTCTGTGAGCGGGCATTCCATACTTTACCTGCTGCAGGATATGCGGGAATTTGAACTGTACGGTACGGTGCGCGCGGTGATAAGCGCATGTGATTCCATCAACTACGTCACAGACCCGGAAGATCTGCTTGAAGTATTCCGGCTCGTCAACAACTATCTGGATCCGCACGGTATCTTTCTCTTTGACTTTAATACAGAATATAAATACAGGGAGATACTCGGCAGCAGGATCATAGCCGAAGACCGGGAAGAGTGCAGTTTTATCTGGGATAATTATTATGACCGGGAACAGCAGATCAATGAATATGAGCTGACACTTTTTGTCCAGGAGGAAGACAGCCCTCTGTACCGGAAATATCAGGAGACACATTACCAGAGAGGCTATACGCTTGAGCAGATACAGTCATTACTGAAAAGGGCCGGGCTTATCTGTCTGGCGGCGTATGACGCGTACACAGAAGACGCGCCGCTTTGTTCGAGTGAACGGATCTGCGTCATTGCACAGGAACAGGGGAAATAA
- a CDS encoding efflux RND transporter permease subunit, which produces MVKIGKWIAKHKNIILVLGLLLIIPSIIGMNMTRINYDVLSYLPGSLETVKGQDTLVDEFGMGAFSMVIVEGMDEKDVVALKEEMKSVDHVADVIWYDDLMDISVPMEMIPSKYEKVFKNGDSTMLVALFDNTTSSDETMDAVTQLRKISAKHCFVSGMSGVVTDIKSLALSEMPIYVLIAVILCLIILSLTMDSWITPFIFMLSIGIAILYNMGTNMFLSDVSYITKALAAVLQLGVTLDYSIFLLNSYEENKKRFPGERNRAMAHAISNTFKSVVGSSVTTIAGFVALCFMTFKLGTNIGIVMAKGVAIGVVCCVTLLPALVLTFDKWIDRTTHKPILPDLGRLSAFITRHNKVWLAAFLILLIPAIYGNAHTDVYYNIDKGLPDTLKSSVANKKLDEDFHMNNVYMVMLKNDEMDQKEKAKMMEQIEAVDGVKWAIGMESVIGPSVPEDFIPPAVKSKLQSDNYEIQFICSDYKTATDEVNEQVKSIDKIVKSYNKESMVIGEAPLTKDLTVIADSDMRNVNVISVIAIFIIICIVFKSVSLPVILVAIIEFAICVNMAVPFYTGTELPFVASIVIGTVQLGSTVDYAILMTSRYQRERSRGRSKEEAISLAHQSSMKSILISGVSFFAATFGVGLYSKIDMISSLCTLLSRGAIISTVVVICVLPAMFMVFDKLICKTSKGFLPEEAE; this is translated from the coding sequence ATGGTGAAAATCGGTAAATGGATCGCAAAACATAAGAATATCATTTTGGTTCTGGGATTACTTCTGATCATTCCGTCTATCATCGGAATGAATATGACGAGGATCAACTATGACGTACTCAGCTATCTTCCGGGCAGTCTTGAGACCGTAAAAGGGCAGGACACCCTGGTGGACGAATTCGGGATGGGAGCCTTTTCCATGGTCATCGTGGAGGGGATGGATGAAAAGGATGTAGTGGCGCTGAAGGAAGAGATGAAATCAGTGGACCATGTGGCGGATGTCATCTGGTATGACGACCTCATGGATATCAGCGTTCCGATGGAGATGATCCCGTCCAAGTACGAAAAGGTGTTCAAAAACGGAGACTCTACCATGCTCGTGGCGCTGTTTGACAATACGACTTCTTCGGATGAGACGATGGACGCGGTGACGCAGCTTCGGAAGATCAGCGCGAAGCACTGTTTCGTGAGCGGCATGTCGGGCGTCGTTACGGACATCAAGTCTCTGGCGCTCAGTGAGATGCCGATATACGTGCTGATCGCGGTCATACTATGTCTGATCATCCTTTCGCTTACGATGGATTCGTGGATAACGCCGTTCATATTTATGCTCAGCATCGGTATCGCCATTCTTTATAATATGGGAACGAATATGTTCCTGTCCGATGTGTCATACATTACAAAGGCGCTTGCCGCGGTGCTTCAGCTTGGGGTGACGCTGGATTATTCCATCTTCCTGCTGAACAGTTATGAGGAAAATAAAAAGAGATTCCCGGGAGAGCGGAACCGTGCCATGGCACATGCCATTTCCAACACCTTCAAGTCGGTGGTCGGAAGTTCTGTGACGACCATTGCCGGATTTGTGGCGCTTTGCTTCATGACATTTAAGCTGGGAACAAATATCGGGATCGTAATGGCAAAAGGTGTGGCCATTGGAGTCGTGTGCTGTGTGACGCTGCTGCCCGCCCTTGTGCTTACATTTGACAAATGGATCGACAGGACGACGCATAAACCGATCCTGCCGGACCTTGGCAGGCTGTCCGCGTTTATTACGCGGCACAACAAAGTATGGCTGGCAGCCTTTCTCATCCTGCTCATACCGGCCATCTACGGCAATGCGCACACCGACGTATATTACAATATCGATAAGGGGCTTCCGGACACTCTGAAAAGTTCGGTCGCCAATAAAAAGCTGGATGAAGATTTTCACATGAACAACGTATATATGGTCATGCTGAAAAATGATGAGATGGACCAGAAGGAAAAAGCAAAGATGATGGAGCAGATTGAAGCTGTGGACGGCGTGAAGTGGGCCATCGGCATGGAGTCTGTGATCGGCCCGTCCGTGCCGGAAGATTTTATACCGCCGGCCGTAAAATCAAAGCTTCAAAGTGACAATTATGAGATACAGTTTATCTGTTCGGATTACAAGACCGCAACCGATGAGGTGAACGAACAGGTGAAATCGATCGATAAAATAGTAAAGAGTTATAACAAGGAATCCATGGTGATCGGGGAGGCGCCGCTGACAAAGGATCTGACGGTGATAGCGGACAGCGATATGAGAAATGTAAATGTGATCTCTGTCATTGCGATCTTTATTATCATCTGTATTGTATTTAAGTCCGTATCACTGCCGGTGATACTCGTGGCGATCATCGAGTTTGCCATCTGCGTCAATATGGCGGTCCCGTTCTATACAGGGACAGAGCTTCCGTTCGTGGCGAGCATCGTGATCGGAACAGTACAGCTTGGCTCCACAGTGGACTATGCCATACTGATGACGAGCCGTTACCAGAGGGAACGAAGCCGCGGCCGCTCCAAGGAAGAGGCGATCAGCCTGGCCCACCAGTCGTCCATGAAGTCGATCCTGATCAGCGGCGTCAGCTTCTTTGCCGCCACGTTCGGCGTGGGACTGTACTCCAAGATCGATATGATCAGTTCGCTCTGCACACTGTTGTCCCGGGGAGCGATCATCAGTACAGTCGTCGTCATCTGCGTACTGCCGGCGATGTTCATGGTATTTGACAAACTGATCTGTAAAACAAGTAAAGGATTCCTGCCGGAAGAGGCAGAATAA
- a CDS encoding TetR/AcrR family transcriptional regulator has translation MGKVDENKKKKKEALFNTAYELFVTKGINGTSISDIVEKAGVAKGTFYLYFKDKYDVKNKLIAHKTHELFTKAGAAMEEAGVAGLEEQLIFIIDHIVNELVDNKALLNFISKNLVMGALRSALLTGESSDAVFYDKYMMLLENDSHTYTDEDVMLFTIVELAGSTCYNSILFEEPLPIGQYKPFLYRTVRLIIQSHRTT, from the coding sequence ATGGGTAAAGTCGACGAGAATAAAAAGAAGAAAAAAGAAGCATTGTTTAACACTGCTTACGAGTTGTTTGTCACAAAGGGGATCAACGGGACTTCCATATCAGATATCGTGGAAAAAGCCGGTGTGGCTAAAGGTACGTTTTATCTTTATTTTAAAGACAAGTATGATGTGAAAAATAAGCTCATAGCCCACAAGACCCACGAACTCTTTACAAAAGCAGGAGCAGCGATGGAGGAAGCCGGTGTGGCAGGGCTTGAAGAACAGCTCATATTTATTATTGACCATATTGTAAATGAGCTGGTGGACAACAAGGCGCTCCTCAACTTTATATCCAAAAATCTTGTCATGGGCGCCCTCCGCTCGGCGCTGCTCACCGGGGAGAGCTCCGACGCCGTATTCTACGATAAGTATATGATGCTGCTTGAGAACGATTCCCACACTTACACGGACGAGGACGTAATGCTGTTCACTATCGTGGAACTGGCAGGATCTACCTGTTACAATTCCATCTTGTTTGAAGAGCCGCTTCCCATCGGACAGTATAAGCCGTTTCTGTACCGGACCGTGCGGCTCATCATTCAGAGCCACCGGACCACATAA
- a CDS encoding branched-chain amino acid aminotransferase, translating to MDKKNIDWSNLGFGYIPTEKRYVSNYKDGAWDEGTLTSDANVVINECAGVLQYAQTIFEGMKAYTTEDGHIVTFRPDLNAKRMVDSARRLEMPAFPEDRFVEAVKQVVEANAAYVPPYGSGATLYIRPYMFGSNPVIGVKPADEYQFRVFSTPVGPYFKGGAKPITIRVCDFDRAAPHGTGHIKAGLNYAMSLHAIMSAHEEGYDENMYLDAATRTKVEETGGANFIFVTKDNKVVTPKSDTILPSITRRSLLYVAEKYLGLEVEEREVYLDEVKDFAECGLCGTAAVISPVGKVVDHGRDICFQSGMDEMGPITKKLYDTLTGIQMGQIEAPEGWICQIC from the coding sequence ATGGATAAGAAAAATATTGACTGGTCTAATCTGGGATTTGGATATATCCCGACAGAAAAAAGATACGTTTCCAACTACAAAGACGGGGCGTGGGATGAAGGTACGCTGACTTCCGACGCCAATGTGGTCATAAATGAGTGCGCCGGAGTTCTCCAGTACGCGCAGACGATCTTTGAAGGGATGAAAGCCTATACGACAGAAGACGGACACATCGTCACCTTCCGCCCGGATCTGAACGCAAAGCGGATGGTCGATTCCGCCAGGAGACTGGAAATGCCGGCATTTCCGGAAGACCGGTTTGTGGAGGCGGTGAAGCAGGTCGTGGAGGCCAATGCCGCTTATGTGCCTCCATACGGCTCAGGCGCTACGCTGTATATCAGACCGTATATGTTCGGCTCCAACCCGGTCATTGGAGTAAAACCGGCCGACGAATATCAGTTCCGGGTTTTTTCTACCCCGGTCGGACCGTATTTCAAAGGGGGAGCAAAGCCGATCACGATCCGCGTGTGCGACTTTGACAGGGCGGCGCCGCACGGGACAGGACATATCAAGGCAGGCCTTAACTATGCCATGAGCCTTCATGCGATCATGAGCGCGCATGAAGAAGGTTACGACGAAAATATGTATCTCGATGCTGCCACAAGGACAAAGGTGGAAGAGACCGGAGGAGCTAATTTTATATTTGTGACAAAGGACAATAAAGTCGTAACACCGAAGTCTGACACGATCCTTCCGTCGATCACAAGGCGTTCGCTCTTATATGTGGCGGAGAAGTATCTGGGGCTTGAAGTGGAAGAAAGAGAAGTATATCTCGACGAGGTGAAAGACTTTGCAGAATGCGGGCTCTGCGGAACAGCGGCCGTGATCTCACCGGTAGGAAAAGTCGTTGACCACGGCAGAGATATCTGCTTCCAAAGCGGAATGGACGAGATGGGACCAATTACAAAGAAACTGTATGACACATTGACGGGGATCCAGATGGGACAGATCGAAGCGCCCGAAGGGTGGATTTGCCAGATCTGTTAG
- the ilvN gene encoding acetolactate synthase small subunit: MSNGTGMKKRWISLYVENQVGVLSKISGLFSGKSYNMDSLTVGTTEDPTVSRMTIATVSDDETFEQIKKQLNRLVEVIKVIDFTDIFVRMKEILYVKVRKCTPEDKVELFQIAETFKAKVIDYGKDSLLLEFVQTATKNDAVIKLMKEEFQSIEVVRGGSVGIESISMMER; this comes from the coding sequence ATGAGTAATGGAACTGGTATGAAGAAAAGATGGATATCGCTATATGTGGAGAATCAGGTAGGTGTTCTCTCGAAAATTTCCGGGCTGTTTTCCGGAAAATCCTATAATATGGACAGTCTCACCGTGGGTACGACGGAAGACCCGACTGTCTCCAGAATGACAATAGCGACGGTCAGCGACGACGAGACATTTGAACAGATCAAAAAGCAGCTGAACCGGCTCGTGGAAGTTATAAAGGTCATAGACTTCACAGATATCTTTGTAAGAATGAAGGAGATCCTGTATGTGAAGGTGAGGAAATGTACGCCGGAAGACAAGGTAGAACTGTTTCAGATCGCGGAGACATTCAAGGCAAAGGTCATCGATTACGGCAAAGACAGTCTGCTCCTGGAATTCGTCCAGACGGCCACAAAGAACGACGCGGTCATCAAACTGATGAAAGAGGAGTTCCAGAGCATAGAAGTCGTGAGAGGCGGAAGTGTCGGGATAGAATCCATCAGCATGATGGAGAGATAG